The following proteins are encoded in a genomic region of Bernardetia sp. MNP-M8:
- a CDS encoding DUF1835 domain-containing protein codes for MNSQNYHILNGSALKEQFPKTIEDKIIVAREALVDGNVEGESLEEFYETRARFISSTYAGYSKEDYFEKTVSEFEKIQTIPSNADINLWFEDDLFCQVNFWFVAFLLNKNNHKNSIFLVRPKEHTQYGFGGLNESELISIYENRLSIGQNELHKIALLWEHYKNNDTKKLVQIAKELGENYAFMLPAIDAHLQRFPTSEEKLGRPKASLIQIMKDLKSEEFAPVFREFSKRESIYGFGDLQVKRLFDEVKSFFL; via the coding sequence ATGAATTCTCAAAACTACCACATTCTAAACGGCAGTGCATTAAAAGAACAATTTCCAAAAACTATTGAAGACAAAATAATTGTTGCTAGAGAGGCTTTGGTCGATGGAAATGTAGAAGGAGAGAGTTTGGAAGAGTTTTATGAAACGAGAGCTAGATTTATTAGTAGCACTTATGCAGGATATAGCAAAGAAGATTATTTTGAAAAAACGGTTTCTGAGTTTGAGAAAATACAGACTATTCCTAGCAATGCAGATATTAATCTATGGTTTGAAGATGATTTGTTTTGCCAAGTAAATTTTTGGTTTGTGGCTTTTCTTCTCAATAAAAACAATCATAAAAATTCTATTTTTTTAGTTCGTCCGAAAGAACATACGCAGTACGGTTTTGGTGGCTTGAATGAATCTGAATTGATTTCTATTTATGAAAATCGTTTGTCTATTGGTCAGAATGAGCTACATAAAATTGCTCTTCTTTGGGAACATTACAAAAATAACGACACCAAAAAATTAGTGCAAATAGCTAAAGAACTGGGCGAAAATTATGCTTTTATGCTTCCTGCCATAGATGCACATCTTCAACGCTTTCCAACAAGTGAAGAGAAATTAGGAAGACCCAAAGCATCACTCATTCAGATAATGAAAGACCTCAAAAGTGAAGAATTTGCGCCTGTTTTTAGAGAATTTTCGAAAAGAGAATCTATTTATGGTTTTGGAGATTTACAGGTAAAACGGCTTTTTGATGAGGTGAAATCTTTCTTTCTTTAA
- the scpA gene encoding methylmalonyl-CoA mutase — translation MDFKNITLQDLKNRAAKKAEQNTQELPKEFPVWETPEKIAVKPFYTKEDSASLPHLNYQAGIAPFLRGPYPTMYAVRPWTVRQYAGFSTAEESNAFYRRNLAAGQKGLSVAFDLATHRGYDSDHPRVVGDVGKAGVAIDSVEDMKILFDKIPLDEMSVSMTMNGAVLPIMAFYIVAAEEQGVATEKLSGTIQNDILKEFMVRNTYIYPPEPSMRIIADIFRYTADKMPKFNSISISGYHMQEAGATADIELAYTLADGLEYVKKGIEAGLDIDGFAPRLSFFWAIGMNTFMEVAKMRAGRWLWANMIKEFNPKSEKSMALRTHCQTSGWSLTEQDPFNNVTRTTIEALAAVFGGTQSLHTNSLDEAIALPTDFSARIARNTQLFIQNNTDITKAIDPFAGSDYVENLTYELANRAWELIEEVESLGGMTKAIEAGIPKLRIEEAAARKQARIDGQKDTIVGVNKYIVDENEEDKVEIDVLDVDNVAVRESQLRRLKEVKEKRNDEKVKIALQKLTDAAQNKTGNLLELAVDAARERATLGEISQAMESVFGRYQAQTKLIAGMYSNEMDKGNENGKGNSDFALAQKRSDEFAEIEGRRPRILIAKMGQDGHDRGAKVIATSFADLGFDVDISPLFQTPEEVAKQAAENDVHIVGASSLAAGHKTLVPSLIDELKKIGRDDIMVVAGGVIPPKDYDFLYEKGVSAVFGPGTVIAKAALKILDELLEE, via the coding sequence ATGGATTTTAAAAACATTACTCTTCAAGACCTCAAAAATAGAGCTGCAAAAAAAGCAGAACAAAATACACAAGAACTTCCAAAAGAATTTCCTGTTTGGGAAACACCTGAAAAAATTGCTGTAAAGCCATTTTACACAAAAGAAGATTCTGCTTCGCTTCCTCATTTGAATTATCAGGCTGGTATTGCACCTTTTTTACGTGGTCCTTATCCGACTATGTACGCTGTTCGTCCTTGGACGGTTAGGCAATATGCAGGTTTTTCGACGGCAGAAGAATCAAATGCTTTTTATCGTCGCAATTTGGCAGCAGGACAAAAAGGTCTTTCTGTGGCTTTTGACCTTGCAACGCATAGAGGTTATGATTCTGACCATCCTCGTGTAGTGGGAGATGTAGGAAAGGCAGGGGTAGCAATTGATAGTGTTGAGGATATGAAGATTTTATTTGATAAAATTCCTCTTGATGAAATGTCGGTTTCGATGACAATGAATGGAGCAGTTTTGCCGATTATGGCATTTTATATTGTGGCAGCAGAAGAACAAGGTGTTGCGACAGAAAAACTGAGTGGAACGATTCAGAATGATATTTTGAAAGAATTTATGGTGCGTAATACATATATTTATCCACCAGAGCCGAGTATGCGAATTATTGCCGATATTTTTAGATATACAGCCGATAAAATGCCAAAATTTAATTCTATCAGTATTAGTGGTTATCACATGCAAGAAGCAGGTGCGACGGCTGACATTGAGCTTGCTTACACGCTTGCTGATGGCTTAGAATATGTCAAAAAAGGAATTGAAGCAGGATTAGATATTGATGGATTTGCGCCTCGTTTGTCGTTCTTTTGGGCAATTGGAATGAATACGTTTATGGAAGTTGCCAAAATGCGTGCAGGGCGTTGGCTTTGGGCAAATATGATAAAAGAATTTAATCCGAAAAGTGAAAAATCAATGGCTCTCAGAACGCATTGCCAAACTTCGGGTTGGTCTTTGACAGAACAAGATCCTTTTAATAATGTAACTCGTACAACGATTGAGGCTTTGGCTGCTGTTTTTGGTGGTACGCAGTCTTTACACACTAATTCTTTGGATGAAGCTATTGCACTTCCTACTGATTTTTCGGCTCGTATTGCTCGTAATACGCAATTATTTATTCAAAATAATACTGATATTACAAAAGCCATTGACCCTTTTGCAGGTTCGGATTATGTAGAAAACTTAACTTATGAGCTTGCAAATCGTGCTTGGGAACTGATTGAAGAAGTGGAATCTTTAGGAGGAATGACAAAGGCGATTGAGGCAGGAATTCCAAAATTACGAATTGAAGAAGCTGCTGCACGAAAACAAGCACGTATTGACGGACAAAAAGATACGATTGTGGGTGTAAATAAATATATAGTTGATGAAAATGAAGAAGACAAAGTAGAAATTGATGTTTTGGATGTCGATAATGTGGCTGTGAGAGAATCTCAACTCAGACGATTGAAAGAAGTAAAAGAAAAACGCAATGATGAAAAAGTCAAAATTGCCCTTCAAAAACTGACAGACGCAGCACAAAACAAAACAGGAAATCTGTTAGAACTTGCTGTAGATGCTGCACGAGAACGAGCTACTTTAGGCGAAATTTCGCAAGCAATGGAAAGTGTTTTTGGTCGTTATCAAGCACAAACCAAACTTATTGCAGGAATGTACTCCAATGAAATGGACAAAGGAAACGAGAATGGGAAAGGAAACAGTGATTTTGCACTCGCTCAAAAACGCTCTGATGAGTTTGCAGAGATTGAAGGTCGTCGCCCACGTATTTTGATTGCCAAAATGGGACAAGATGGACACGATAGAGGGGCGAAAGTAATTGCTACCAGTTTTGCAGATTTGGGTTTTGATGTGGATATAAGTCCTCTTTTCCAAACGCCTGAAGAAGTAGCCAAACAAGCTGCCGAAAATGATGTGCATATTGTAGGTGCGTCTTCGCTTGCTGCTGGACACAAAACGCTCGTTCCTTCCCTTATTGACGAACTCAAAAAGATAGGTAGAGATGATATTATGGTTGTGGCTGGGGGTGTGATTCCTCCGAAAGACTATGACTTTTTGTATGAAAAAGGTGTTTCGGCTGTTTTTGGACCCGGAACTGTGATTGCAAAGGCTGCTTTGAAGATTTTGGATGAGCTTTTGGAGGAATGA
- a CDS encoding response regulator: MANSTQNTDKISLVMLVDDNDTDNFISKRIIELTGFANEVVTKNSGKSALEYLKENKDDESKLPDLIFLDINMPIVDGFIFLYEFGQMPKSVHKKCRISVLSSSDNKRDIDRIVGNEYVIKFTTKPLTEDALNAVKDVWLKQK; encoded by the coding sequence ATGGCAAACTCAACTCAAAATACAGACAAAATCAGCTTAGTTATGCTTGTAGATGACAACGATACTGATAATTTTATTAGTAAACGCATCATCGAACTTACAGGCTTTGCAAACGAAGTAGTTACAAAAAATTCAGGAAAAAGTGCATTAGAATATTTAAAAGAAAATAAAGACGATGAGTCAAAACTTCCAGATTTAATATTTTTGGATATAAACATGCCTATCGTTGATGGTTTTATTTTCCTGTATGAATTTGGTCAAATGCCAAAGTCTGTACACAAGAAATGTCGTATTTCAGTGCTTTCTAGCTCTGACAATAAGCGTGATATTGATAGAATTGTAGGAAACGAATATGTAATTAAATTTACTACAAAACCTCTAACAGAAGATGCCCTAAATGCTGTAAAAGATGTTTGGTTGAAGCAAAAATAA
- a CDS encoding MerC domain-containing protein, whose product MKKYLYLSKIKNINSDFIGAVSAFLCIIHCAIVPILMGVHSIYYAGDVLASTSHTEHSHSSLEFFSLFEGSHWHSLDYFFILITLIAVFFATRKSFVSWIKVGLWSCASLFIVSILLEEYVIGIEYLAYLASALLIVFHVLNQRLGKKIKTNTMKNNELNFEMGSFESVQLPTETQPKQTNRVSCVC is encoded by the coding sequence ATGAAAAAATATTTGTATTTAAGCAAAATAAAAAATATCAATTCCGACTTTATAGGAGCAGTGAGTGCCTTTTTGTGCATAATTCATTGTGCTATTGTACCTATTCTAATGGGAGTTCACTCTATTTATTATGCAGGAGATGTGTTAGCTTCTACTTCGCATACTGAACATTCTCATTCTTCTTTAGAATTTTTTAGTCTTTTCGAAGGTTCGCATTGGCATTCTTTAGATTATTTTTTCATTCTGATTACGCTGATAGCTGTTTTTTTTGCTACTCGTAAAAGTTTCGTTTCTTGGATTAAAGTAGGTCTCTGGAGTTGTGCAAGTCTTTTTATAGTTTCTATTTTGTTAGAAGAATATGTTATTGGAATAGAATATTTAGCTTATTTAGCTTCTGCCTTGCTTATTGTTTTTCATGTTTTGAATCAACGTTTAGGAAAAAAGATAAAAACTAACACAATGAAAAACAATGAACTAAATTTTGAGATGGGTAGTTTTGAGAGTGTACAATTACCAACAGAAACTCAACCTAAACAAACAAATAGAGTTAGTTGTGTTTGCTAA
- a CDS encoding HNH endonuclease signature motif containing protein, with protein MSWLIEDRIDENHFREVCKNAKSMAQAASQLGLHFNSFKKRALELECYKPNKAGIGIRKNAPKIPIEDIIFNNKHTQYQSYKLKLRLIEEEYKKNICESCGIEEWNGKSIQMELHHVDGNRVNHNISNLQILCPNCHSQTDNFRAKNKSN; from the coding sequence ATGAGTTGGCTTATAGAAGATAGAATTGATGAAAATCATTTTCGTGAAGTTTGCAAAAATGCTAAATCTATGGCACAAGCAGCTTCTCAACTAGGACTTCATTTTAATTCATTTAAAAAGAGAGCTTTAGAGCTTGAATGTTATAAACCAAATAAAGCAGGTATCGGTATAAGAAAAAATGCACCTAAAATTCCTATTGAAGATATAATATTTAATAATAAACATACTCAATATCAATCTTATAAATTAAAATTAAGGTTAATTGAGGAAGAATATAAAAAAAATATTTGTGAATCTTGTGGAATTGAAGAGTGGAATGGTAAATCTATTCAAATGGAATTACATCACGTAGATGGAAATAGAGTTAATCATAATATTTCTAATTTGCAAATCTTATGTCCTAATTGCCATAGTCAAACAGATAATTTCAGAGCTAAAAACAAATCAAATTGA
- a CDS encoding carboxypeptidase-like regulatory domain-containing protein: protein MKKSILFILFLFSVSCSVFGQIRMSGKVFIDSIGQTSPGTTIQIKGTTRGTMADIDGNFEIEVEDENDILVFRCIGCRSLEIIASETTQTIILQSKVILEDAVCRIPYYPLKINYWSGIFYNPYGISLSKFWDYSFLKRGVGLDGGYSSNFEHNSDFYGQLKTKLFKRTIYYKFQQTTFYKSEIENRITTHLFKSSSYLKFIKTGISYGISHQTFSKTGIENIKTDNYGIHLGLSKNIKYIGNISAKSFYWKDYWAWEANLSKSIYYKKLRLNTAISYRQTTQDFKEINLTLGYIF from the coding sequence ATGAAAAAATCTATACTTTTTATACTCTTTCTTTTTTCTGTTTCTTGTTCTGTTTTTGGGCAGATTAGGATGAGTGGTAAAGTGTTTATTGATAGTATTGGACAAACTTCACCTGGTACGACTATTCAAATCAAGGGGACTACTAGAGGCACTATGGCAGACATTGATGGAAATTTTGAAATTGAGGTAGAAGATGAAAATGATATTTTAGTCTTTAGATGTATAGGTTGTCGTTCCTTAGAAATAATAGCTTCAGAGACTACTCAAACTATTATCCTTCAATCTAAAGTAATTTTAGAAGATGCAGTTTGTAGAATACCTTATTACCCTCTAAAAATAAATTATTGGAGTGGTATTTTTTATAATCCTTATGGTATTTCACTTAGTAAGTTTTGGGATTATTCTTTTCTAAAACGTGGAGTTGGATTAGATGGAGGATATAGTAGCAATTTTGAACACAACTCAGACTTTTATGGACAACTAAAAACTAAGCTATTTAAAAGAACTATCTATTATAAATTTCAACAAACTACTTTTTATAAATCAGAAATAGAAAATAGAATTACTACACATCTTTTTAAAAGTAGCAGTTACTTAAAATTCATCAAAACTGGCATTTCATACGGAATTAGTCATCAAACATTTTCTAAAACAGGAATAGAAAACATCAAAACCGATAATTATGGAATCCATTTAGGGTTATCAAAAAATATCAAATATATAGGAAATATTTCAGCAAAATCATTCTACTGGAAAGACTACTGGGCGTGGGAAGCAAATCTAAGTAAGTCAATTTATTACAAAAAGCTAAGACTAAATACAGCCATTTCTTATCGCCAAACAACACAAGATTTTAAAGAAATCAATCTGACTTTAGGATATATTTTTTAG
- the cysS gene encoding cysteine--tRNA ligase, with protein MNPEKDLLIYNTLTRKREKFEPLNAPFVGMYVCGPTVYNDVHLGNCRTFTFFDVVYRYLSYLGYKVRYVRNITDVGHLTGDSDEGDDKISKQARLEQIEPMEVVQRYTNGFHDVMLELGNIPPSIEPTATGHLLEQIEMVQKILKNGFAYESNGSVYFDVVKYNESHNYGKLSGRNIEEQLEGQGTRKLDGQEEKKNSVDFAIWKNADPSHLMQWDTQWGKGFPGWHLECSVMSTKYLGDEFDIHGGGMDLQFPHHECEIAQAVATTGKEPVKYWLHSNMLTMNGTKMSKSLGNVIMPDELFTGNSELLTESYSPMVFRFFMFQTHYRSTMDITDDALKAAKKGYFKLMNGIKNAKNLEYPSESELNSELSIEEKQESDIQKSITSVFRGINDDFNTAKSIAALFNLVKKINMLHAGQLDFSQISKESFDKLKSTLIDFTEQVLGIKEELPQGEKMLKEMIATLVEMYKEAKEARNYEKVDYLRSKAKEIGIVFKDMKDRIDWAYEE; from the coding sequence ATGAATCCTGAAAAAGACCTTCTCATCTATAATACGCTTACTCGCAAACGAGAAAAATTTGAACCTTTAAATGCACCTTTTGTCGGAATGTATGTCTGTGGTCCTACGGTTTATAATGATGTACATTTGGGAAACTGTCGTACATTTACGTTTTTCGATGTCGTTTATAGATATTTGAGTTATTTGGGATACAAAGTGAGATACGTGCGAAATATTACTGATGTAGGTCATTTGACTGGCGATAGCGATGAAGGCGATGATAAAATCTCTAAACAAGCTCGTTTGGAACAAATTGAGCCGATGGAAGTCGTTCAGCGTTACACGAATGGTTTTCATGATGTGATGTTGGAGTTGGGAAATATTCCACCAAGCATCGAACCTACTGCAACAGGACATTTATTAGAACAGATTGAAATGGTTCAGAAAATCTTGAAAAATGGATTTGCGTATGAATCTAATGGTTCTGTTTATTTTGATGTAGTGAAGTATAACGAATCCCACAATTATGGGAAACTCTCTGGTAGAAATATCGAAGAGCAACTAGAAGGACAAGGAACACGAAAATTAGACGGACAAGAAGAAAAGAAAAATAGTGTGGACTTTGCTATTTGGAAAAATGCAGACCCTTCGCATTTGATGCAATGGGACACACAATGGGGAAAAGGGTTTCCAGGGTGGCATTTGGAGTGTTCTGTAATGAGTACAAAATATTTGGGCGATGAGTTTGATATTCACGGTGGAGGAATGGATTTGCAGTTTCCTCATCACGAATGTGAAATTGCACAAGCTGTTGCCACAACAGGAAAAGAGCCAGTAAAATATTGGTTACATTCGAATATGCTGACCATGAATGGAACAAAAATGTCAAAGTCTTTGGGAAATGTAATTATGCCAGATGAGCTTTTTACAGGAAATTCAGAGCTTTTGACAGAATCCTATTCGCCTATGGTTTTTCGCTTTTTTATGTTTCAAACGCATTATCGTAGTACGATGGATATTACAGATGATGCTTTGAAAGCAGCCAAAAAAGGCTATTTTAAGTTAATGAATGGAATCAAGAATGCTAAAAACTTAGAATATCCATCTGAATCAGAATTAAACTCAGAATTAAGCATAGAGGAAAAACAGGAAAGTGATATTCAAAAATCTATAACTTCTGTTTTTAGAGGAATCAATGATGATTTTAATACAGCCAAATCTATTGCAGCTTTATTTAATCTTGTCAAGAAAATAAATATGCTTCATGCAGGACAGCTTGATTTTTCTCAAATCTCTAAGGAGTCTTTTGATAAACTGAAAAGTACATTGATTGATTTTACAGAACAAGTTTTGGGGATAAAAGAAGAGTTGCCACAAGGCGAAAAAATGCTCAAAGAAATGATAGCTACTTTAGTGGAAATGTATAAAGAAGCCAAAGAAGCTAGAAACTACGAAAAAGTAGATTATTTGAGAAGCAAAGCTAAAGAAATCGGTATTGTCTTTAAAGATATGAAAGATAGAATTGATTGGGCTTATGAGGAGTAG
- a CDS encoding OmpA family protein, whose amino-acid sequence MKKIYFLILSIFLFIPFAFSQQNNFNWRVGLQTGNMTYRGDLNEKFWQQKEMFATDFNQFSFGLSIENTPNKTLSNRLQLTYGEFTANDRNTGILERSLNVQTKIYSAAYIFTFYTDNGWLLGENAFLSPYLMAGIGGTYFENYGDLYYQNSQDVKSPYYYWSDNTIRNAPENSGGNTGNGQIIQQDGNFETRLSDFNTESSTSYSPYSLNVPVGVGLKLRLLNRLSLHVQSVVNYSLTSDFLDDVSGDFRSSYESAEQGYVANPANYNNGQGSRGNTNQGFLKNDAFIFTSFGISWSFSPKKHAFRAPALYAANKPKSIFELNPDSLKTVTVDGIPDYSKNSEIQVETNQTQNNQNPYNQNQNGQNQNPYNYNQNSQYPYQNPNPVQTLKLDINVNVTTTKSGSDSTVTNVVVVPQNGQMVNGSNYQKLTSEITNSDTTKQEKTIQELESRLKEIEDSKKVKKTKAQLKADEEAQELAKLEMQNLQNKLDSIKTVETQTTGKSNDEMYKLMELQFLYTQQRMAALENQLENQAENQTLNSTQNEDLAKITNQLSTLQTQLELLANQKQNEKVDLINTRNDTVIVMNKEQKTPTTSEVIGIKKVEIFFKTGSSTIVPKDKEKIAPLIAVLKNDTNLSVRIYGFTDSKGSAAFNQKLSKQRTEAVKKLLLDAGISESRIVEGSFGIDTNNPYGEDFYGRRVEIELVGK is encoded by the coding sequence ATGAAAAAAATATACTTCCTAATTCTTTCAATTTTCTTATTTATTCCGTTTGCATTTTCTCAACAAAACAATTTTAATTGGCGTGTTGGTTTACAAACAGGAAATATGACCTATCGTGGAGATTTGAATGAAAAGTTTTGGCAACAAAAAGAAATGTTCGCTACCGATTTTAATCAATTTTCTTTTGGTCTGAGCATCGAAAATACGCCTAACAAAACACTTTCAAATCGTCTGCAACTAACCTATGGAGAATTTACAGCAAACGATAGAAACACAGGAATTTTGGAGCGTTCTCTAAATGTACAAACCAAAATTTATTCGGCTGCTTATATCTTCACTTTTTATACGGATAATGGTTGGCTTTTGGGAGAAAATGCGTTTTTATCGCCTTATTTGATGGCTGGAATAGGGGGAACGTATTTTGAAAACTATGGAGATTTGTATTATCAAAATTCTCAAGATGTAAAATCTCCTTATTACTATTGGTCAGATAATACGATTCGTAATGCTCCCGAAAATAGTGGAGGAAATACTGGAAATGGACAAATTATTCAACAAGATGGAAACTTCGAAACTCGCCTTTCTGATTTTAATACAGAAAGTTCAACCAGTTATTCGCCCTATTCTTTAAATGTTCCTGTTGGTGTGGGTTTGAAACTTCGCCTTCTAAATCGTCTTAGTTTGCATGTGCAGTCTGTTGTTAATTATTCTCTAACAAGTGATTTTTTAGATGATGTAAGTGGAGATTTTCGCTCATCGTATGAAAGTGCAGAACAAGGTTATGTTGCCAATCCTGCCAATTACAATAACGGACAAGGAAGTAGAGGAAATACAAATCAAGGATTTTTGAAAAATGATGCTTTTATTTTTACTTCTTTCGGAATTAGTTGGTCGTTTTCTCCAAAAAAACATGCTTTTCGTGCGCCTGCGTTATATGCTGCCAACAAACCAAAAAGTATTTTTGAACTAAATCCAGATTCTTTAAAAACGGTAACCGTTGATGGAATTCCAGATTATAGCAAAAATTCTGAAATACAAGTAGAAACAAATCAAACACAAAACAATCAAAATCCATATAACCAAAATCAAAACGGACAAAATCAAAATCCGTACAATTACAATCAGAATTCACAATATCCATATCAAAACCCTAATCCTGTTCAGACACTCAAACTTGATATCAATGTCAATGTAACGACAACTAAATCGGGAAGTGATAGCACAGTTACCAATGTAGTAGTTGTTCCTCAAAACGGACAGATGGTGAATGGTTCTAATTATCAAAAGTTGACTTCTGAAATTACAAATTCAGATACAACAAAACAAGAAAAAACGATTCAAGAACTGGAAAGTCGTTTGAAGGAAATTGAAGATAGCAAGAAAGTAAAAAAGACCAAAGCACAGCTAAAAGCCGACGAAGAAGCGCAAGAACTCGCAAAATTAGAAATGCAAAACCTTCAAAACAAACTTGATTCTATCAAAACAGTAGAAACTCAAACTACTGGAAAATCAAATGATGAAATGTATAAATTGATGGAATTGCAGTTTTTGTATACGCAACAGCGAATGGCAGCTTTAGAAAATCAGTTGGAAAACCAAGCAGAAAATCAAACTTTAAATTCTACTCAAAATGAAGATTTAGCAAAAATAACTAATCAACTATCTACTCTTCAAACACAATTAGAACTTTTAGCAAATCAGAAACAAAACGAAAAAGTTGATTTGATTAATACTAGAAATGATACTGTTATAGTAATGAATAAAGAGCAAAAAACTCCAACGACAAGCGAAGTAATTGGAATAAAGAAAGTAGAAATTTTCTTTAAAACAGGTTCTTCTACAATCGTTCCGAAAGACAAAGAAAAAATTGCTCCTTTGATTGCCGTTTTGAAAAATGATACAAATCTAAGTGTTCGTATTTATGGTTTTACAGATTCGAAAGGAAGTGCAGCCTTCAATCAAAAACTATCAAAACAAAGAACAGAAGCCGTCAAAAAACTGCTTTTAGATGCAGGAATTTCTGAAAGTCGTATTGTAGAAGGTTCTTTTGGGATAGATACGAATAATCCTTACGGAGAAGACTTTTATGGTAGAAGAGTAGAAATTGAATTGGTGGGGAAATAA
- a CDS encoding class I SAM-dependent methyltransferase, giving the protein MNCTLCQTLLKNKADDFYFICDTCGSYLKDQKFYLDNLQEIGIYEKHKNDVNDIRYQNFTSPITNLILSNFTSNHLGLDYGCGTAPVISKLLKDKGYQVELYDPYFHPNENYQNYHYDYIFSCEVFEHFYNPKQEIEKLLSILSPKGQLLIMTLIYDSETDADFKDWYYRKDPTHVFIYTKKTIQFIAQNYNLKFEIQNNRLIVFEKI; this is encoded by the coding sequence ATGAATTGCACTTTATGTCAAACGCTTTTAAAAAATAAAGCAGACGATTTTTATTTTATTTGTGATACGTGTGGTTCATATTTAAAAGACCAAAAGTTTTACTTAGATAATCTTCAAGAAATAGGAATTTATGAAAAACATAAAAATGATGTAAACGATATTCGTTATCAAAATTTCACTTCGCCTATCACAAATTTGATTTTATCAAATTTTACTTCAAATCATTTAGGTTTAGATTATGGTTGTGGTACAGCTCCTGTAATTTCCAAATTATTGAAAGATAAAGGCTACCAAGTTGAACTCTATGACCCTTATTTTCATCCAAACGAAAATTATCAAAACTATCACTACGATTATATTTTCAGTTGTGAAGTTTTCGAACATTTTTATAATCCAAAACAAGAAATAGAAAAACTTTTATCTATTTTGAGTCCAAAAGGGCAATTATTAATAATGACACTTATTTATGATTCTGAAACAGATGCAGATTTTAAAGATTGGTATTACAGAAAAGACCCAACACACGTTTTTATTTATACAAAAAAGACAATTCAATTTATTGCTCAAAATTATAATTTGAAATTTGAGATACAGAATAATAGATTGATAGTTTTTGAAAAAATATGA